A single Methylobacterium sp. 17Sr1-1 DNA region contains:
- the eutC gene encoding ethanolamine ammonia-lyase subunit EutC, producing MSRADDLAAAWQRLAALTPARIALGRAGAGLPTREVLRFGLAHAQARDAVHTPLDADAMRAGIAALGFETLSAASAAPDRATYLRRPDLGRRLDEASEGALAAAAGEPVDLALVVADGLSARAVHEGAVPLLAALRPALTGSGWRLAPVVVATQARVALGDAVGALLKARAVAVLIGERPGLSSPDSLGIYLTFDPRPGRTDAERNCLSNVRAAGLKPDLAAFKLHWLIAQALSRRLTGVALKDESDRVLAGPERQGTLEG from the coding sequence GTGAGCCGCGCCGACGATCTTGCCGCGGCTTGGCAGCGCCTCGCCGCCCTGACCCCGGCCCGCATCGCGCTCGGCCGCGCCGGGGCCGGCCTGCCGACCCGCGAGGTTCTGCGCTTCGGCCTCGCCCATGCCCAGGCCCGCGACGCGGTCCACACCCCCCTCGACGCCGACGCCATGCGGGCCGGCATCGCGGCGCTCGGCTTCGAGACCCTGTCGGCCGCCTCCGCCGCCCCGGACCGGGCGACCTACCTGCGCCGGCCCGATCTCGGCCGCCGGCTCGACGAGGCCTCGGAAGGCGCGCTCGCGGCCGCCGCCGGCGAGCCGGTCGACCTCGCCCTGGTGGTGGCCGACGGCCTCTCGGCCCGCGCCGTCCACGAGGGCGCGGTGCCGCTCCTCGCCGCACTCAGGCCGGCGCTGACCGGCTCCGGCTGGCGCCTGGCGCCGGTGGTGGTGGCGACGCAAGCGCGGGTGGCGCTCGGCGACGCGGTCGGGGCCCTGCTCAAGGCCCGCGCCGTCGCGGTGCTGATCGGCGAGCGGCCCGGCCTGTCCTCGCCCGACAGCCTCGGCATCTACCTCACCTTCGATCCGCGCCCCGGCCGGACCGACGCCGAGCGCAACTGCCTGTCGAACGTGCGGGCGGCGGGGCTGAAGCCGGATCTCGCGGCGTTCAAGCTGCACTGGCTGATCGCCCAGGCGCTGAGCCGGCGGCTCACCGGCGTGGCGCTGAAGGACGAGAGCGACCGGGTGCTGGCGGGGCCGGAGAGGCAGGGGACGCTGGAGGGCTAA